In Micromonospora purpureochromogenes, a single window of DNA contains:
- the gcvT gene encoding glycine cleavage system aminomethyltransferase GcvT, with translation MTDVTSDAAATRLRRSPLHERHTALGAKFAPFGGWEMPLEYAGGGVLKEHTAVRTAVGVFDVSHLGKARVTGPGAADFVNACLSNDLGRIGPGRAQYTLCCDDATGGVVDDIIAYLHADDHVFLIPNAANTAEVVRRLRAAAPAGITVTDEHEAYAVLAVQGPRSAELLGGLGLPVEHGYMSFSAATLAGVELTVCRTGYTGELGYELVVPAEHAVAVWDALFAAGAAYELRACGLAARDTLRTEMGYPLHGQDLSLEITPVQARSGWAVGWDKPAFWGRDALLAEKAAGPRRTLRGLAAVDRAIPRPGMTVYAGDTELGTITSGTFSPTKKQGIALALLDTDAKLADGDLVEVDIRGRRAQMRVTRPPFVTPSVK, from the coding sequence ATGACGGACGTGACCTCCGACGCCGCCGCGACCCGGCTGCGCCGTTCCCCGCTGCACGAGCGGCACACCGCTCTCGGCGCCAAGTTCGCCCCCTTCGGGGGTTGGGAGATGCCGCTGGAGTACGCCGGCGGCGGCGTGCTGAAGGAACACACGGCGGTGCGTACCGCCGTGGGCGTCTTCGACGTCTCCCACCTGGGCAAGGCGCGGGTGACCGGGCCGGGCGCGGCGGACTTCGTCAACGCCTGCCTCAGCAACGACCTGGGCCGCATCGGCCCGGGCCGGGCGCAGTACACGCTCTGCTGCGACGACGCGACCGGCGGCGTGGTGGACGACATCATCGCCTACCTGCACGCCGACGACCACGTCTTCCTCATCCCGAACGCGGCGAACACCGCCGAGGTGGTGCGCCGGCTGCGCGCCGCCGCGCCGGCCGGGATCACCGTCACCGACGAGCACGAGGCGTACGCGGTGCTGGCCGTGCAGGGGCCGCGCTCGGCGGAACTGCTCGGCGGGCTGGGCCTGCCGGTGGAGCACGGCTACATGAGCTTCTCCGCCGCCACCCTGGCCGGCGTGGAGCTGACCGTCTGCCGCACCGGCTACACCGGGGAGCTGGGCTACGAGCTGGTGGTGCCGGCCGAGCACGCCGTCGCGGTCTGGGACGCGCTGTTCGCCGCCGGGGCGGCGTACGAGCTGCGGGCCTGCGGGCTGGCCGCCCGGGACACGCTGCGCACCGAGATGGGCTACCCGCTGCACGGGCAGGACCTGTCGCTGGAGATCACGCCGGTGCAGGCCCGCTCCGGCTGGGCGGTCGGCTGGGACAAGCCGGCCTTCTGGGGCCGCGACGCGCTGCTCGCCGAGAAGGCCGCCGGCCCGCGGCGTACGCTGCGCGGCCTGGCGGCCGTCGACCGGGCCATCCCGCGCCCCGGCATGACCGTGTACGCCGGCGACACCGAGCTCGGCACGATCACCAGCGGCACGTTCTCGCCCACGAAGAAGCAGGGCATCGCCCTGGCGCTGCTCGACACGGACGCCAAGCTCGCCGACGGGGACCTCGTCGAGGTCGACATCCGCGGCCGCCGCGCCCAGATGCGGGTCACCCGACCCCCCTTCGTGACCCCCTCGGTCAAGTAA
- the lpdA gene encoding dihydrolipoyl dehydrogenase — translation MSEPNETFDIVILGGGSGGYAAALRAAQLDLSVALIEKGKLGGTCLHNGCIPTKALLHAAEIADQTRESEQFGVKAELVGIDMAGVNSYKDGVVSRLYKGLQGLVGSAKNVTFVAGAGKLVGKNVVEVDGKRYTGRNVILASGSYAKSLPGLEIDGERIITSDHALTLDRVPASVIVLGGGVIGVEFASVWKSFGVDVTIVEALPRLVAAEDEESSKALERAFRKRKINFKVGKPFEKVEKTDNGVKLTIAGGETVEAELLLVAVGRGPNTANLGYEEQGVKMDRGYVLTDERLRTSVPNVYAVGDIVPGLQLAHRGFQQGIFVAEEIAGQNPAVIDEAGIPRVTYSDPELASVGLTETKAKEQYGADKVKTYNYNLGGNGKSQILKTAGFVKLVRVEDGPVVGVHMVGARVGELVGEAQLIYNWEAYPAEVAQLVHAHPTQSEALGEAHLALAGKPLHSHA, via the coding sequence GTGAGCGAGCCGAACGAGACCTTCGACATCGTCATTCTCGGAGGTGGCAGCGGCGGCTACGCGGCGGCGCTGCGTGCCGCCCAGTTGGATCTCTCGGTCGCGCTGATCGAGAAGGGGAAGCTCGGCGGCACCTGCCTGCACAACGGCTGCATCCCCACCAAGGCGCTGCTGCACGCGGCCGAGATCGCCGACCAGACCCGCGAGTCGGAGCAGTTCGGGGTGAAGGCCGAACTGGTCGGCATCGACATGGCGGGGGTCAACTCGTACAAGGACGGCGTGGTCTCCCGCCTCTACAAGGGCCTGCAGGGCCTGGTGGGCAGCGCCAAGAACGTCACCTTCGTGGCCGGTGCCGGCAAGCTGGTCGGCAAGAACGTCGTCGAGGTCGACGGCAAGCGCTACACCGGCCGCAACGTCATCCTGGCCTCCGGCTCGTACGCCAAGAGCCTGCCCGGCCTGGAGATCGACGGCGAGCGGATCATCACCAGCGACCACGCGCTGACCCTGGACCGGGTCCCGGCGTCGGTGATCGTGCTCGGCGGCGGCGTGATCGGCGTCGAGTTCGCCAGCGTGTGGAAGTCCTTCGGCGTGGACGTCACGATCGTCGAGGCGCTGCCCCGCCTGGTCGCCGCCGAGGACGAGGAGTCGTCCAAGGCGCTGGAGCGGGCCTTCCGCAAGCGGAAGATCAACTTCAAGGTCGGCAAGCCGTTCGAGAAGGTCGAGAAGACCGACAACGGCGTCAAGCTGACCATCGCCGGCGGCGAGACCGTCGAGGCCGAGCTGCTGCTGGTCGCCGTCGGGCGCGGCCCGAACACCGCCAACCTCGGGTACGAGGAGCAGGGCGTGAAGATGGACCGCGGCTACGTGCTGACCGACGAGCGGCTGCGCACCAGCGTGCCGAACGTCTACGCGGTCGGCGACATCGTGCCCGGCCTCCAGCTCGCCCACCGCGGCTTCCAGCAGGGCATCTTCGTCGCCGAGGAGATCGCCGGCCAGAACCCGGCCGTGATCGACGAGGCCGGCATCCCGCGGGTCACCTACTCCGACCCGGAGCTGGCGTCGGTGGGTCTGACCGAGACGAAGGCCAAGGAGCAGTACGGCGCGGACAAGGTCAAGACCTACAACTACAACCTGGGTGGCAACGGCAAGAGCCAGATCCTCAAGACGGCCGGCTTCGTGAAGCTGGTCCGGGTGGAGGACGGCCCGGTGGTCGGCGTGCACATGGTCGGCGCCCGGGTCGGTGAGCTCGTCGGTGAGGCGCAGCTCATCTACAACTGGGAGGCGTACCCGGCCGAGGTGGCGCAGCTCGTGCACGCCCACCCGACGCAGAGCGAGGCCCTGGGCGAGGCGCACCTGGCCCTCGCCGGCAAGCCGCTGCACTCGCACGCCTGA
- the cobS gene encoding adenosylcobinamide-GDP ribazoletransferase: MPAESRVADGLRLALTTFTTLPVRAGRIDRPTAGAAMALAPLVGALLGAVLAGVLLLLAAFAPPLVAAGVTVGCAALLTRGLHLDGLADTVDALGSYRRGAAALEIMKKPDVGPFGVVALVVVLLLQTAALAELAGRSWPAVLAGVVAATAAGRLAVTVACRRGVPAARPEGLGALVAGTVGPVAPAVGAVAVALAAVPAVPGRPWQGPVAVAAALTVAVGLLRHVVRRLGGVTGDVLGAAVEVVTTLVYLGLVLSG; this comes from the coding sequence GTGCCGGCTGAGTCGCGGGTCGCCGACGGCCTGCGGCTGGCGCTGACCACCTTCACCACGCTGCCGGTGCGCGCCGGCCGGATCGACCGTCCGACGGCGGGCGCCGCGATGGCGCTCGCCCCGCTGGTCGGGGCGTTGCTCGGCGCGGTGCTCGCCGGGGTGCTGCTGCTGTTGGCCGCGTTCGCTCCCCCGCTGGTCGCCGCCGGGGTGACGGTGGGCTGCGCCGCCCTGCTCACCCGGGGGCTGCACCTGGACGGGCTGGCCGACACCGTGGACGCGCTGGGGTCGTACCGGCGGGGAGCGGCGGCGCTGGAGATCATGAAGAAGCCGGACGTGGGGCCGTTCGGGGTGGTCGCGCTGGTGGTCGTACTCCTGCTCCAGACGGCGGCCCTCGCGGAGCTGGCGGGGCGGTCGTGGCCGGCGGTGCTCGCGGGCGTGGTGGCCGCGACGGCGGCGGGGCGGCTCGCGGTGACGGTGGCCTGCCGGCGCGGGGTGCCGGCGGCCCGGCCGGAGGGGTTGGGCGCGCTGGTCGCCGGGACGGTGGGACCGGTGGCGCCGGCGGTCGGCGCGGTCGCCGTCGCGCTGGCGGCGGTGCCGGCGGTACCGGGCCGCCCGTGGCAGGGGCCGGTCGCCGTCGCGGCGGCGCTCACCGTCGCGGTGGGGCTGCTCCGCCACGTGGTACGCCGGCTCGGCGGTGTCACCGGCGACGTCCTCGGCGCCGCCGTCGAGGTGGTCACCACGCTGGTCTACCTGGGACTGGTGCTGTCCGGCTGA
- a CDS encoding leucyl aminopeptidase — protein sequence MTSPSTTLSLVDTDPAELAVDAIVIGVHSQTGEQDATSGLAGTLLLASGAESIAAAFDGKLTETLALLGATGAPGEVTKLATLGTVTAPIVAAVGLGPEPTGAAPAPETLRRAAGAVVRALAGAPRVALSMPLPDDADAPAALRAVAEGALLGGYRFAGYKTKPQPTRRTPVAEVLISVPDAGDATARGEIDRATAVAGAVRTSRDWVNTAPNELRPPAFAEAVAAAARAAGLGVEVLDFEALRAGGYGGIVAVGQGSEAPPRLVKLTYTPSGGGSGKRVALVGKGITFDTGGISIKPAQGMWEMKSDMAGAAAVGAAMLAIAAVKPSVAVTAYLPMAENMPSGTSYRPGDVITMFNGKKVEVLNTDAEGRMILGDAMARACADGTDYLFETSTLTGGQVIALGKKIAGVMGTPELCERVKTVGESVGEPAWPMPLPDDVRKGMDSDVADISQVNAGMDRAGHMLQGGVFLREFVTEDVAWAHIDIAGPGYHSGEATGYWTKGGTGVPVRTLVQLVEDVAANG from the coding sequence GTGACATCGCCCAGCACCACCCTGAGCCTGGTCGACACCGACCCCGCCGAGCTTGCCGTCGACGCGATCGTGATCGGCGTGCACAGCCAGACCGGAGAGCAGGACGCCACCAGCGGCCTCGCCGGCACCCTGCTGCTCGCCAGTGGCGCGGAGAGCATCGCCGCCGCCTTCGACGGCAAGCTGACCGAGACGCTTGCGCTGCTCGGCGCGACCGGCGCTCCGGGCGAGGTGACCAAGCTGGCCACGCTGGGCACGGTCACCGCGCCGATCGTCGCCGCGGTCGGGCTCGGCCCCGAGCCGACCGGCGCCGCCCCCGCCCCGGAGACGCTGCGCCGGGCCGCCGGCGCCGTCGTCCGGGCACTCGCCGGCGCGCCCCGGGTGGCGCTCAGCATGCCGCTGCCCGACGACGCCGACGCCCCGGCCGCGCTGCGCGCGGTCGCCGAGGGCGCGCTGCTCGGCGGCTACCGGTTCGCCGGCTACAAGACCAAGCCGCAGCCGACCCGGCGCACGCCGGTGGCCGAGGTGCTGATCTCCGTGCCGGACGCCGGTGACGCGACCGCCCGGGGCGAGATCGACCGGGCCACCGCGGTGGCCGGTGCGGTGCGTACCAGCCGGGACTGGGTGAACACCGCCCCGAACGAGCTGCGTCCGCCGGCCTTCGCCGAGGCCGTCGCGGCGGCCGCCCGCGCGGCCGGGCTCGGCGTCGAGGTGCTGGACTTCGAGGCGCTGCGCGCCGGCGGGTACGGCGGCATCGTCGCCGTCGGGCAGGGCTCGGAGGCCCCGCCGCGCCTGGTCAAGCTCACGTACACCCCGTCGGGTGGCGGCAGCGGCAAGCGGGTGGCGCTGGTCGGCAAGGGCATCACCTTCGACACCGGTGGCATCTCGATCAAGCCGGCGCAGGGCATGTGGGAGATGAAGTCCGACATGGCCGGTGCGGCCGCCGTCGGCGCCGCGATGCTGGCGATCGCCGCGGTGAAGCCGTCGGTGGCGGTGACCGCGTACCTGCCGATGGCGGAGAACATGCCGTCGGGCACCAGCTACCGGCCGGGTGACGTGATCACCATGTTCAACGGCAAGAAGGTCGAGGTGCTCAACACCGACGCCGAGGGCCGCATGATCCTGGGCGACGCGATGGCGCGGGCCTGCGCGGACGGCACCGACTACCTCTTCGAGACGTCCACCCTCACCGGTGGGCAGGTCATCGCGCTGGGCAAGAAGATCGCCGGCGTGATGGGCACCCCGGAGCTGTGCGAGCGGGTCAAGACCGTCGGCGAGTCCGTCGGCGAGCCGGCCTGGCCGATGCCGCTGCCGGACGACGTGCGCAAGGGCATGGACTCCGACGTCGCGGACATCTCCCAGGTCAACGCCGGCATGGACCGGGCCGGGCACATGCTGCAGGGCGGCGTGTTCCTGCGCGAGTTCGTCACCGAGGATGTGGCCTGGGCGCACATCGACATCGCCGGCCCGGGCTACCACTCGGGCGAGGCGACCGGCTACTGGACCAAGGGCGGCACCGGCGTCCCGGTCCGCACCCTGGTGCAGCTGGTCGAGGACGTCGCCGCCAACGGCTGA
- a CDS encoding bifunctional adenosylcobinamide kinase/adenosylcobinamide-phosphate guanylyltransferase codes for MSVDGWNTVLVLGGIRSGKSEFAESLVGDAPTVRYVATSADADPDDTEWAARLAAHRERRPGSWTTEETADDPRRLADVIASAGPNETLLVDDLGGWVTVLLDPAHQPADDVATIAELAAAVRASAARIVLVSPEVGLSLVPTTPLGRAFTDALGAANRAVADACDAVVLVVAGQPTWLKPAVTPRAAGVPAQAGPARQDVTAAAAPAEAPLPDVLTPTTPAAPAAATDTNGTAWAAPTMALPMVATGLVIQPGMELPMPDEYAGPQAVDRLATLDVAGAGFGALERIVGFAAATQGTATPAPWASVRVLLLHGDHQGGAAAGTVPGESSRRARQARAGRGALARLAAESGASLQVVDTPSSAPMEQEPALAGAAVESALRYGWRLAEEAADAGVQLLVLGACGAGTEAAAAAVLAATAGAEAPAVLGRVITASGEIDDAAWMTRCAAVRDALHRTRRSPRDAKDVLAELGGGDIAVATGVLLGATARRLPVMLDGPVGVAAGMISRDLAGQARHWCVLADHGGHPAVRLAADVLGLTPLLDLRLDLGEGANALTALPLLRSVLALAAALPAHPLLGGGDPDSEEPDFAEPEPAGPGPTTVEPGGAEPDVSEPDFSEPEPAGPGPTTTEPDPSGWRAG; via the coding sequence ATGTCCGTTGACGGCTGGAACACGGTCCTGGTGCTCGGCGGTATCCGCTCGGGCAAGTCGGAGTTCGCCGAGTCCCTGGTGGGTGACGCCCCGACGGTGCGCTACGTGGCGACCTCCGCCGACGCGGACCCGGACGACACCGAGTGGGCCGCCCGGCTGGCGGCGCACCGGGAACGCCGGCCGGGCAGCTGGACCACCGAGGAGACCGCCGACGACCCGCGCCGGCTGGCCGACGTGATCGCCTCCGCCGGGCCGAACGAGACGCTGCTGGTGGACGACCTGGGCGGCTGGGTGACGGTGCTGCTCGACCCGGCGCACCAGCCCGCCGACGACGTGGCCACCATCGCCGAACTGGCCGCGGCGGTCCGCGCCAGCGCGGCGCGGATCGTGCTGGTCAGCCCCGAGGTGGGGCTGTCGCTGGTGCCGACCACCCCGCTGGGTCGGGCGTTCACCGACGCGCTCGGCGCGGCGAACCGGGCCGTCGCGGACGCCTGCGACGCCGTGGTGCTGGTGGTCGCCGGTCAGCCGACCTGGCTCAAGCCCGCCGTCACCCCGCGCGCCGCCGGGGTGCCCGCCCAGGCCGGCCCGGCCCGCCAGGACGTGACAGCCGCCGCCGCGCCGGCTGAGGCGCCGCTGCCGGACGTGCTGACCCCGACCACGCCCGCCGCACCCGCCGCAGCCACGGACACCAACGGGACCGCCTGGGCGGCGCCGACCATGGCGCTGCCGATGGTCGCGACCGGCCTGGTCATCCAGCCCGGCATGGAGCTGCCCATGCCCGACGAGTACGCCGGCCCGCAGGCCGTCGACCGGCTCGCCACCCTGGACGTGGCGGGGGCCGGGTTCGGCGCGCTGGAACGGATCGTCGGCTTCGCCGCCGCCACCCAGGGCACCGCGACCCCCGCCCCGTGGGCGAGCGTGCGGGTGCTGCTGCTGCACGGGGACCACCAGGGCGGCGCCGCCGCCGGCACGGTCCCCGGCGAGTCGTCGCGCCGGGCCCGGCAGGCGCGGGCCGGCCGGGGCGCGCTGGCCCGGCTGGCCGCCGAGAGCGGCGCCAGCCTCCAGGTGGTGGACACCCCGTCCTCGGCGCCGATGGAGCAGGAGCCGGCGCTGGCCGGCGCCGCCGTCGAGTCGGCCCTGCGCTACGGCTGGCGGCTGGCCGAGGAGGCCGCCGACGCGGGCGTACAGCTGCTGGTGCTGGGGGCGTGCGGCGCCGGCACGGAGGCGGCGGCCGCCGCGGTGCTGGCGGCGACCGCCGGCGCGGAGGCTCCGGCGGTGCTCGGCCGGGTGATCACCGCCAGCGGCGAGATCGACGACGCGGCGTGGATGACCCGCTGCGCGGCGGTCCGGGACGCGCTGCACCGGACCCGCCGCTCCCCGCGCGACGCCAAGGACGTGCTGGCCGAGCTGGGCGGCGGCGACATCGCGGTGGCCACCGGCGTGCTGCTCGGCGCCACCGCCCGCCGGCTGCCGGTGATGCTCGACGGCCCGGTCGGCGTGGCCGCCGGCATGATCAGCCGCGACCTGGCCGGGCAGGCCCGGCACTGGTGCGTGCTCGCCGACCACGGCGGCCACCCGGCGGTCCGGCTCGCCGCCGACGTACTCGGCCTGACCCCGCTGCTGGACCTGCGGCTGGACCTGGGCGAGGGGGCGAACGCGCTGACCGCGCTGCCGCTGCTGCGCTCGGTGCTGGCGCTGGCCGCCGCGCTGCCGGCGCACCCCCTGCTCGGCGGCGGGGATCCCGACTCCGAGGAGCCGGACTTCGCCGAGCCGGAACCCGCGGGCCCCGGCCCGACCACCGTGGAGCCGGGCGGCGCCGAACCGGACGTCTCCGAGCCCGACTTCAGCGAGCCGGAGCCGGCCGGCCCGGGGCCGACGACCACGGAGCCGGACCCGTCCGGCTGGCGTGCCGGCTGA
- a CDS encoding DUF2314 domain-containing protein translates to MLITDDFLPIPVPESLSATYLVPMAGLPRVSPKTAVRALEGRLAEPVHGLATQMLDSPLMTVDTRSIDEFPQLPPDLLSAFGATEAQLGRLAAASHLVVVQAEYRPGWPPAHEWAARAVAAAVAESVDGDVVDVFGLQFLDPAAALRSLPDAEGRVRLVDWVLVPYSSDAEGLWFTTKGLRRFGLLELQTQGVPDHLTRAWGAVMTGAARRLLRDWTDGLAGEEVPAFVQLPVLATVTGHDIAVAYGNPEQHGATAPVLLRLELDPATDPEADSFLSLRPPPGHPGPPGKYFAAACATLFSGIQPDVRYARPGDAMSKAIATARAGLDDIRARFLAGKLPPESQLVVKYGLPGDEGPEFVWAGVTSWEVPERIVGASASDANTDPTVRIGAPVVVEATDVVDWALLDGTGVIEGGWTQAVLDAGEPPTA, encoded by the coding sequence TTGCTCATCACGGACGACTTCCTCCCCATCCCGGTGCCGGAGTCGCTGAGCGCGACGTACCTGGTGCCGATGGCGGGGCTGCCCCGGGTGAGCCCGAAGACGGCGGTGCGGGCGCTGGAGGGCCGGCTGGCCGAGCCGGTGCACGGGTTGGCGACGCAGATGCTGGACAGCCCGCTGATGACCGTGGACACCCGGTCGATCGACGAGTTCCCGCAGTTGCCGCCGGATCTGCTCTCCGCGTTCGGCGCCACCGAGGCGCAGCTCGGCCGGCTGGCCGCGGCCAGCCACCTGGTGGTGGTGCAGGCCGAGTACCGGCCGGGCTGGCCGCCGGCGCACGAGTGGGCGGCCCGCGCGGTGGCCGCCGCGGTCGCCGAGTCCGTCGACGGCGACGTGGTGGACGTGTTCGGGTTGCAGTTCCTCGACCCGGCGGCCGCGCTGCGCTCACTGCCGGACGCCGAGGGCCGGGTACGCCTGGTCGACTGGGTGCTGGTGCCCTATTCCTCCGACGCGGAGGGGCTCTGGTTCACCACCAAGGGGCTGCGCCGCTTCGGCCTGCTGGAGCTGCAGACCCAGGGCGTGCCGGACCACCTCACCCGGGCCTGGGGCGCGGTGATGACCGGGGCCGCCCGGCGGCTGCTGCGGGACTGGACCGACGGGCTGGCCGGCGAGGAGGTGCCGGCGTTCGTGCAGCTGCCCGTGCTGGCCACGGTGACCGGGCACGACATCGCGGTGGCGTACGGCAACCCGGAGCAGCACGGCGCGACCGCCCCGGTGCTGCTGCGGCTGGAGCTGGACCCGGCCACCGACCCGGAGGCCGACTCGTTCCTCAGCCTGCGCCCGCCGCCCGGGCACCCGGGCCCGCCCGGGAAGTACTTCGCCGCGGCCTGCGCGACGCTCTTCTCCGGCATCCAGCCCGACGTCCGCTACGCCCGGCCCGGCGACGCGATGAGCAAGGCGATCGCCACCGCCCGGGCCGGGCTGGACGACATCCGGGCCCGGTTCCTCGCCGGCAAGCTGCCGCCCGAGTCGCAGCTCGTGGTCAAGTACGGCCTGCCCGGCGACGAGGGCCCCGAGTTCGTCTGGGCCGGGGTGACCTCGTGGGAGGTGCCGGAGCGGATCGTGGGGGCCAGCGCCAGCGACGCCAACACCGACCCCACCGTCCGGATCGGCGCCCCCGTCGTGGTCGAGGCCACCGACGTGGTCGACTGGGCCCTCCTCGACGGCACCGGCGTCATCGAGGGCGGCTGGACCCAGGCCGTCCTCGACGCCGGCGAACCCCCCACCGCCTGA
- a CDS encoding serine/threonine-protein kinase, with translation MLTQGVVLSNRYRLGERVATGGMGAVWRCVDTLLDREVAVKVLLPALVEDPEFTSRFHAEARMMAALRHPGIVAVHDFGSATLADGSQVSYLVMEYVDGEPLVTWIRRAGRLDPTSTMSVVAQAAAALHAAHTAGIVHRDVKPGNLLVKRDGTVVLVDFGIARSSTMASLTAAHMVLGTASYMSPEQAVGQPVSAATDVYALGAVAYYCLTGQPPFVGENPLQVALRHAQEEPAPLPSGTPPAVAEVVARALAKSPGDRWPSAAALADAALDARDATLAVLRVPPRPPWALQGPALPTPAAPSTPSGPSTPSGPSTASGPSTPAGPAGDPSGAASAGPRDTGAGTGSGAVPAGAPTPPGAGTGAMSAASATPPAPSTGPGTVAPQWRQGGPPATPPGGAPIPTGYPANAPFPAAGQPYPGGPYPAVMGGQQATPPAGYPGRYLVPETVPTREDRAGGVGRRRRLALAGAAGGVVAVLAAVAAVVALRPDEPARGGPALTGESGAAAPVLPGPSVSTRGGKPRPSASASGSRSASATPTAGSTGTTTGPGPSASPTASAAQPGTTTTPPARTNPYTPAQVCGSGYQVIDSASLTANGVRRGKVYLLWNESAKANCVVTMKVTAVGERTTASAFLEVQGKTRATDSGTFEYYAGPVRAGAGGACVKWGGATGGASYASGFEHCG, from the coding sequence GTGCTGACTCAAGGAGTGGTGCTCAGCAACCGGTACCGGCTGGGCGAACGGGTGGCGACCGGCGGCATGGGCGCGGTCTGGCGGTGTGTCGACACGTTGCTGGACCGCGAGGTGGCGGTGAAGGTGCTGCTCCCGGCGCTGGTGGAGGACCCGGAGTTCACCAGCCGGTTCCACGCCGAGGCCCGGATGATGGCGGCCCTGCGGCACCCGGGCATCGTCGCGGTGCACGACTTCGGCTCGGCGACGCTGGCCGACGGCAGCCAGGTCAGCTACCTGGTGATGGAGTACGTCGACGGCGAGCCGCTGGTCACCTGGATCCGGCGGGCCGGCCGGCTCGACCCGACGTCGACCATGTCGGTGGTGGCGCAGGCCGCCGCCGCGCTGCACGCCGCGCACACCGCCGGCATCGTGCACCGGGACGTCAAGCCGGGCAATCTGCTGGTGAAGCGGGACGGGACGGTGGTGCTGGTCGACTTCGGCATCGCCCGTTCCAGCACGATGGCCTCGCTGACCGCCGCGCACATGGTGCTCGGCACCGCCTCGTACATGTCGCCGGAGCAGGCGGTCGGCCAGCCGGTCTCGGCGGCCACCGACGTCTACGCGCTCGGGGCGGTCGCCTACTACTGCCTGACCGGGCAGCCGCCGTTCGTCGGGGAGAACCCGTTGCAGGTGGCGCTGCGGCACGCCCAGGAGGAGCCGGCGCCGCTGCCGTCAGGCACCCCGCCGGCGGTGGCCGAGGTGGTCGCGCGCGCCCTGGCGAAGAGCCCCGGTGACCGCTGGCCCAGCGCCGCCGCCCTGGCCGACGCCGCCCTGGACGCCCGGGACGCCACGCTGGCCGTGCTGCGGGTGCCGCCGCGTCCGCCGTGGGCGCTGCAGGGTCCGGCCCTGCCGACGCCGGCCGCGCCATCGACGCCGTCCGGTCCGTCGACACCGTCCGGTCCGTCGACGGCGTCCGGTCCGTCGACGCCGGCCGGCCCGGCCGGCGACCCGTCGGGGGCGGCGTCCGCCGGTCCACGGGACACCGGCGCGGGGACCGGCTCGGGGGCAGTTCCGGCCGGAGCGCCGACGCCGCCCGGCGCGGGGACCGGGGCGATGTCCGCCGCGTCCGCCACCCCGCCCGCGCCGTCCACCGGCCCCGGGACCGTGGCTCCGCAGTGGCGGCAGGGCGGCCCGCCCGCCACACCGCCGGGCGGCGCACCCATTCCGACCGGGTACCCGGCTAACGCACCCTTTCCGGCCGCCGGCCAGCCGTATCCAGGCGGGCCGTACCCGGCCGTCATGGGCGGCCAGCAGGCGACCCCGCCCGCCGGCTACCCCGGCCGGTACCTCGTACCGGAGACCGTCCCGACCCGGGAGGACCGGGCCGGCGGCGTGGGCCGACGGCGCCGGCTCGCCCTGGCCGGCGCGGCGGGCGGGGTGGTGGCCGTGCTGGCCGCCGTGGCCGCGGTGGTGGCGCTCCGGCCGGACGAGCCCGCCCGCGGCGGCCCGGCGCTGACCGGCGAGTCCGGGGCGGCGGCACCGGTGCTGCCGGGCCCGAGCGTCAGCACCCGGGGCGGGAAGCCGAGGCCGAGCGCGAGTGCCAGCGGTTCCCGGTCGGCCTCGGCGACGCCGACCGCCGGGTCGACCGGCACGACGACGGGCCCGGGACCGAGCGCGTCCCCCACCGCCTCCGCCGCGCAGCCGGGGACGACCACCACCCCGCCGGCGAGGACCAACCCGTACACGCCGGCCCAGGTCTGCGGCAGTGGCTACCAGGTGATCGACTCCGCCTCGTTGACCGCGAACGGGGTCCGGCGGGGAAAGGTCTACCTGCTGTGGAACGAGTCGGCCAAGGCCAACTGCGTGGTCACCATGAAGGTGACCGCGGTCGGCGAGCGCACCACGGCGTCGGCGTTCCTGGAGGTACAGGGGAAGACCCGCGCCACCGACAGCGGCACGTTCGAGTACTACGCCGGCCCGGTGCGGGCCGGAGCCGGCGGGGCCTGCGTGAAGTGGGGCGGGGCGACCGGCGGCGCCAGCTACGCCAGCGGATTCGAGCACTGCGGCTGA